One segment of Dama dama isolate Ldn47 chromosome 15, ASM3311817v1, whole genome shotgun sequence DNA contains the following:
- the LOC133070645 gene encoding pulmonary surfactant-associated protein A isoform X1: MLLCSLTLTLLWMVASGLECDMKEVCLGSPGTPGTPGSHGLPGRDGRDGIKGDPGPPGPMGPPGGMPGLPGRDGMTGAPGLTGERGEKGEPGERGPPGFPAYLDEELQGTLHEIRHQVLQSQGVLSLQGSMMAVGEKVFSTNGQSVNFDAIKELCARAGGQIATPRSPEENEAITSIVKKHNTYAYLGLVEGPTAGDFYYLDGAPVNYTNWYSGEPRGRGKEKCVEIYTDGQWNDKNCLQYRLAICEF, encoded by the exons ATGCTGCTGTGCTCTTTGACCCTTACCCTCCTCTGGATGGTGGCTTCTGGCCTCGAGTGTGACATGAAGGAAGTTTGTCTTGGAAGTCCCGGCACTCCTGGCACTCCCGGATCCCATGGCCTGCCAGGAAGAGATGGGAGAGATGGTATCAAAGGAGACCCTGGGCCTCCAG gCCCCATGGGACCCCCTGGaggaatgccaggcctccctgggcgTGATGGCATGACTGGAGCCCCTGGCCTCACTGGAgagcgtggagaaaagggagagccTGGCGAGAGAGGTCCTCCAG GCTTTCCAGCGTATCTAGATGAAGAGCTCCAGGGTACACTCCATGAGATCAGACATCAAGTTCTGCAGTCACAGGGCG TCCTCAGTTTGCAGGGGTCCATGATGGCAGTGGGAGAGAAGGTCTTCTCTACCAATGGGCAGTCAGTCAATTTTGATGCCATTAAAGAGTTATGTGCCAGAGCAGGTGGACAGATTGCTACCCCGAGGAGtccagaggagaatgaagccattACCAGCATCGTGAAGAAGCACAACACTTATGCTTACCTGGGCCTGGTCGAAGGCCCCACCGCTGGAGACTTCTATTACCTGGATGGAGCCCCTGTGAATTATACCAATTGGTACTCAGGGGAGCCTAGGGGCCGGGGTAAAGAGAAGTGTGTAGAGATATACACAGATGGTCAGTGGAATGACAAGAACTGCCTGCAGTACCGACTGGCCATCTGTGAGTTCTGA
- the LOC133070644 gene encoding mannose-binding protein A-like, whose translation MFLFSSLPVLLCVVTATFSNAKVGEDAQKTCPVVACAIPVTNGTPGRDGRDGPKGEKGEPGQGLRGSQGPPGKMGPPGNIGNPGLPGPRGHKGDRGDSLVAEAKLASLEGQIRNLQSELDRVKKLQTFSLGKKSGKKLYVTNGEKMPFSSVKALCTALGATVATPKNAEENKAIQDMAPDTAFLGITDEATEGQFMYVTGGRLGYSNWKKDEPNDHGSGEDCVLLLRDGLWNDISCSSSFLAICELPA comes from the exons ATGTTCCTGTTTTCATCACTTCCTGTCCTCCTGTGTGTGGTGACAGCAACCTTCTCAAATGCAAAAGTGGGTGAGGATGCTCAGAAGACCTGTCCAGTGGTAGCCTGTGCCATCCCAGTCACTAACGGCACCCCAGGAAGAGACGGGCGAGATGGACccaagggagaaaagggagaaccAG GGCAAGGGCTCAGAGGCTCACAGGGCCCTCCAGGGAAAATGGGGCCTCCAGGAAATATAGGGAATCCTGGGCTTCCAGGACCCAGGGGCCACAAAGGAGATCGTGGAGATAGCTTGG TTGCCGAGGCTAAGCTGGCTAGCTTGGAGGGACAGATAAGGAACCTGCAATCAGAACTGGATCGTGTTAAAAAGT TGCAAACCTTCTCCTTGGGCAAGAAGTCTGGGAAGAAGCTGTACGTGACCAATGGTGAAAAGATGCCTTTTTCCAGCGTGAAGGCTCTGTGCACGGCACTTGGGGCGACTGTGGCCACACCCAAGAATGCAGAGGAGAACAAAGCCATCCAGGACATGGCCCCAGATACTGCCTTCCTGGGCATCACAGATGAGGCGACCGAAGGGCAGTTTATGTATGTAACCGGAGGAAGGCTAGGCTACAGCAACTGGAAGAAGGATGAACCCAATGACCACGGCTCAGGGGAGGACTGTGTGCTCCTCTTACGAGATGGGCTCTGGAATGACATCTCCTGTTCTTCTTCCTTCTTGGCCATCTGTGAACTTCCAGCCTGA
- the LOC133070645 gene encoding pulmonary surfactant-associated protein A isoform X2 — MLLCSLTLTLLWMVASGLECDMKEVCLGTPGLTGERGEKGEPGERGPPGFPAYLDEELQGTLHEIRHQVLQSQGVLSLQGSMMAVGEKVFSTNGQSVNFDAIKELCARAGGQIATPRSPEENEAITSIVKKHNTYAYLGLVEGPTAGDFYYLDGAPVNYTNWYSGEPRGRGKEKCVEIYTDGQWNDKNCLQYRLAICEF, encoded by the exons ATGCTGCTGTGCTCTTTGACCCTTACCCTCCTCTGGATGGTGGCTTCTGGCCTCGAGTGTGACATGAAGGAAGTTTGTCTTGGAA CCCCTGGCCTCACTGGAgagcgtggagaaaagggagagccTGGCGAGAGAGGTCCTCCAG GCTTTCCAGCGTATCTAGATGAAGAGCTCCAGGGTACACTCCATGAGATCAGACATCAAGTTCTGCAGTCACAGGGCG TCCTCAGTTTGCAGGGGTCCATGATGGCAGTGGGAGAGAAGGTCTTCTCTACCAATGGGCAGTCAGTCAATTTTGATGCCATTAAAGAGTTATGTGCCAGAGCAGGTGGACAGATTGCTACCCCGAGGAGtccagaggagaatgaagccattACCAGCATCGTGAAGAAGCACAACACTTATGCTTACCTGGGCCTGGTCGAAGGCCCCACCGCTGGAGACTTCTATTACCTGGATGGAGCCCCTGTGAATTATACCAATTGGTACTCAGGGGAGCCTAGGGGCCGGGGTAAAGAGAAGTGTGTAGAGATATACACAGATGGTCAGTGGAATGACAAGAACTGCCTGCAGTACCGACTGGCCATCTGTGAGTTCTGA